The nucleotide window ttttcaatcgtatttaaaaaatgttggtaattaatgttgttaattttaacaaaaaaatctgcatattttaaaaacattcttTACAATGAATGATAAACTATAAGCTAATATAAGTTTTAgttgtcaatatatttttatatatatttaaattatgtttttcataTTCAAATAATTCCATGCAATGACAACTGATATCGAGCATAGAAGTAATATTGACTTgtgcaaaaatattaaagtaaatGGTTATAAAAAAcgactaaattttaatttttagttgttataaaaaaattgaatttaatccCTCAAAAGGCTGATATCATGGTTTGAAGTTATTATTATGCGACATTTGTTAACAGGTGATGTGCTTAACAAAGGTTAAGATTATGTTTAGCCAAACTAACGGAAAAGTTagttacagataaaaaaaaatagtttgtaattGAAAGCTgttaaattaacttataaaataataaatattaaatagaatTAGCTCAACCGTTGAAGTGATTAAAGAATCTAAAATGATGGACATAAgcatatttatatgatatttttttataaattttaattttattttaggaataaaaatatgttgatgtgttataatttaagttttttaattaactttaaacTCTTGTAACTTATATTTCTGCATATATtacttttattgtattttagttttaattcttatagttttttatattaagcTTATACTATTtcttaaaatacttttaatcaaatttaaaatagagtAGAAAAACATCCTTAAGTACGTTACagttttattatgttaattagcataacttaaaataaattgtctaatataaaattattcaaaactatttatttgaaaaggatgataaatatatattttaaggataaaaagaaaataaaatataaaaagttaaaagttaatattttaaaaaataagtatcgtttcaaaaaatattaaaaattactataaaaaattatttattgaatactTAAGTAAacttttagttaataaaaaataagttaaatgcTACCTAAAATGACTCCTCAAATGTAGCTAGTAAGATAACTCGTTaagtgtaaaaataattaatttttgtggtaccatgtcaataTGTGatacctttaaaaaaatttcaaatccaaAAAATACATGTTATTTATCTACCTTAAAATCAATATTAGGAACcaaaaattaatagtaatttcaaattttaaagggataaaaatcaaagaaaaatattttatgagaaccaaaataattttttgtcaatataatattaatgcGAGTATTTACTCATGAAATCTCTCTTCTCTGTAATGATGTTTTTATCTATAAGGTTCAtatagtttcatgatttttacttttttagtctctatagtttgaaagttcTCTTTTTAGTTCATATAGTTTCATTCTTACCtttttagtccatataatttgaaagtgatttttttagttcctataatttatattttaattatcttttagtcaTTGTAGTttaaaagtgttatttttagtctctatagtttactttttaattctcttttaatcactgtaatttttgaaaactacaaggactaaaaaagtaagaatcatgaaactatatgaactaaaaagataactttcaaaactacagggattaaaagagaattaaaatataaactatagagactaaaaaaagaactttcaaactatagagactaaaaaagtaaaaatcatgaaactatagagatcaaataagtaatttaacctaaaataaTCCATTTTTAAAGGACTAAATACAAACttaagtaattttataaaattaatatggtATTCATATagatatatgcatatatatatatatatatatatatatatatatatagaaaaaaatatttattaaatgtaatacataatatatatatatatatattaaaattaataaatgcaaTATAggtttattaaatttatgagaTTTAATAAGATGAATGTATCTCtacctctctctctttctctctctctctctctctctctctctatatatatatatatatatatatatatatattaaatacgtattattaaataaaaatatctattacaaaatttaatgcttATATATACATTAAGAAATTAGTTAAAGATATTTTcccttaatatttaatatataactagctttaataatgttattaaatataatatttattacatttaataagttatatatatatatatatacgattttttgtaagaatattatatatatatatatatatatatatatatatatatatatatatatatatatattaactaaaaattaatttttaaagaatttaatatttatttatatataattcagttttagttattgtttgaaaaattagttataaagcatcagtttgatatattttaagtcacattattttatatagaatatagaatgaataaaataatggaattgataattttaatttgcaaATCTTGcatgtattattaaaaaatataataaatacaaaattcaatagcaatgttattaaaattttatttttcttttgaaaaatattaaattaaatttaaaaagtaattttatgacattttttaatagtactatttaattaaaatcatgcGTGTGTGTTTTTACATTATGAATTATAGAACTGGGGCTAGTGAGAACATTTAGGCTTCAAGCAGAAAGTTCATCGTCGCGTCCCCttatgagaagaaagaaaattaaaaaaaaaaaactacaccaAAATTTgacgttgtttttttttaagacaaaaatactttttttttttacattgttgtTACACTGCTCAATAATTCTTTAACaagttttgatgatttttttttaagattcttAAGATTTCTCCTGATCCAAACCAATACTAATTCTTTCATTACTCATTCAATATATATTACCAATTGATAATAAGATctattaggaaaaaaaacatatagatCCCAATAAATCTAAATCATGTGAATTTATTCAAAAGGATAGAATTCTCCAAATACTGAATCTTTCATAggatttaaataaatatgaaattcaaacaacaagaagaagaaattttattttctcaaccTCTAAGAGAGTTGGAAGCAATAGGAAACTTAAATTTGAAGATATATAACTTTCACATATGTGTTGCTACTGAGCATcaattccttcttcttttcttagtAGCAACTTGTTTGGTTATTCCAACTACTGGTTCTTTTGCAAGGAGCAACATATAATTTGACACCTCGATTGCATCAAAATAGTCCTTCATCTTTTGGATCTCTAAATATGAACCTTGCCATTCTTTGTTTTGAAAAGGTTGTGTCactcctttttgtttcattctcTCGTTGAGTTCTGCAGCCTTCTTTTGTTCCTCGCGTATTTGATCTTCAACATTAGATAGTTGTTGATTCAGCCTATCAATGTCACCAGCTTCATTAGATGTTCCTTGGACAACATTTGATTTCGGCTCTTGTTTAAGGAACTTGTCTACAACGACATCAACACTTGGGTGC belongs to Glycine soja cultivar W05 chromosome 5, ASM419377v2, whole genome shotgun sequence and includes:
- the LOC114411577 gene encoding agamous-like MADS-box protein AGL29, which gives rise to MGRRKIEITEVKDSNTKQVTFSKRRTGLFKKANELSILCGAEVAIVVFSPGNNPYSFGHPSVDVVVDKFLKQEPKSNVVQGTSNEAGDIDRLNQQLSNVEDQIREEQKKAAELNERMKQKGVTQPFQNKEWQGSYLEIQKMKDYFDAIEVSNYMLLLAKEPVVGITKQVATKKRRRN